The genomic DNA TACTATATTTATTTCAGGAGTACCGACCATGGATAAATTTCCAAGAGTTCACAGGCTGCCCCCCTATGTTTTTGCCAAAGTGAACGAATTAAAAATGCAGTTACGCCACCAAGGCGAAGACATTATTGATCTGGGTATGGGTAACCCGGACCTCCCTACACCTCAGCACATTGTAGACAAACTATGTGAAGCGGCCCAAAAGCCTGTCAATCATAGATACAGTGCCTCAAAGGGAATCAAAGGCCTTCGCAGAGAAATGGGCGCGTGGTACAAAAGAAGATACGATGTTGATTTAGACATCGATCAGGAAATCGTAGTTACCATGGGCGCCAAAGAAGGGCTGGCGCATTTAGCACTGGTCATGCTTTCCCCTGGTGATGTCGTTTTCGCCCCCGATCCATCATATCCTATACATCCTTACGCCAGTATCATTGCAGGCGCGGATGTTAGAACAATACCAATGGCTCATGACAGAGACTTCTTTGAAGATCTCGAAATGGCAATGCGCCAGACATGGCCAAAACCGAAAGTATTGATTATTAATTTCCCGCATAACCCGACAGGTATCACTGCAGAAATTCCTTTCTTTGAAAAGATTGTAGATTTTGCTAAAGAGAATGACCTGCTGGTCATTCATGATCTGGCTTATGCTGATTTTACTTTTGACGGATACAAGGCGCCAAGCTTCTTGCAAGCACGTGGTGCAAAAGATGTTGGAGTAGAATTCTTCTCCTTATCCAAAAGCTACTCAATGCCTGGTTGGCGTGTGGGTTTCTGTTGTGGTAATCAGGAGATGGTACAGGCTTTGACCCGTATTAAAAGCTATCTGGATTACGGACTGTTTCAGCCCATTCAGATTGCAGCGTGTGCCGCTCTAAGCGGACCGCAGGACTGCGTTCGCGAAATGATGGACATCTATCAGGATCGCCGCGACGCATTATGCGAAGGTATGCAGCGCATCGGCTGGGACGTAACTCCTCCAAAAGCAACGCAGTTCATTTGGGCTAAGATTCCTGAGCAGTTTAAACACTTAGGTTCAGTTGAATTCTCAAAATTACTCTTACGCGAATGTAAAGTCGCTGTTGCTCCGGGGCTCGGTTTCGGTAGCTACGGAGACGACCATGTGCGTATGGCTTTGGTAGAAAACAGGCAGAGAATTAATCAGGCTGTTCGCGGCATGAAAGATTTATTCGGCTGCTCTTCTTAAAAAAACAAATTGCTGTATTTCCGGCTGTTTTATCGCAGCCGGAAATACAGCTTAAGATTCCAGTGAACGTCATAAAGAGGTATAAATGCAGACAGTCAAGTTAGCCATTGCAGGGTTCGGCACAGTCGGAACCGGTCTTGCCCGGATTATTGAAGAAAACGAAGATATTATTCTCGCCCGCTCAGGCAAGAAGTTTAATATAACGTCCGTTCTTGTCCGTGATCTCAAGAAGCAAAGGGACTACCTCCCAGGCCCTGATGTAAAATTTACTAACGATGTAGATGAATTCACATCAGGTTCAGACGCTGACATTGTTGTTGAACTAATGGGCGGCATCACGCTTGCGCTTGATATAGTCAAGAAGGCTCTCGAAGCCGGCAAGCATGTTGTTACTGCAAACAAACACCTCTTAGCGGAACACGGAATAGAATTATTTGAAATAGCCAAGAAGAATGGAGTCGGGCTCTACTATGAATCTAGTGTTGCCGGCGGCATCCCCATTATTCAGGCGATAAAAGAAAGCCTTGCTGCCAACCGCATCAAATCCATAGTCGGAATCCTGAACGGAACCGCTAACTACATTCTTTCCGAAATGAGCACCAACGGACTTGAGTTCGATACAGCTTTAGCTCAGGCGACAGAATTGGGATATGCAGAAGCAGATCCAACCTTCGACATCGAAGGCATCGATACAGCTCACAAAATGGTTGTGCTGATCCGAAATGCATATGGTAAAGACTACCCTCTCGCGGACCTTCCGGTCGAAGGAATCACCAGCATAGAAGGACAGGATATTCGGTTTGCCCGTGAGCTTGGATATAGAATAAAACTCATCGGACAAGTACGCGATGTGGGCGGAAAACTAGAAGCTGGAGTATTTCCGGCACTTGTTAAATACACCCTGCTACTTGCCAGAGTCGGCGGAAATTACAACGCTGTCAGAGTTGAAGGTAATGCTGTAGGACCCGCATTTTTCCACGGTCAAGGCGCTGGCTCTATGCCTACCGGAAGTGCCGTACTAGCAGACATAATGGCTCTTTCCAGCTCAAAAACTCCCGACAACACAGGCTTTAACAACAGCCCCATCGAGAAGGCCGAAATTCTGCCGCCAGAATTGGCATCTTCCGAATACTATTTCAGATTCTCTGTTGCTGATAAAGCAGGAGTTATGGCTGAAATTTCAAGAGCCATGGCTGACCATAATATTTCAATAGCTCAGGCAGTACAAAAAGACGCGCCTTCCGGTGCGAATATTCCGATTGTCTTTACGACTCATAAAGCATGCACAAAAGATGTTAATGCAGCTCTTAAAGAAATCGACAAGATGTCTTTCATCACTCGCGAAACTTTAAGCATGAGAATCCTTCAAGGATAATGGAAAATAAATGAAACT from Maridesulfovibrio frigidus DSM 17176 includes the following:
- a CDS encoding aminotransferase class I/II-fold pyridoxal phosphate-dependent enzyme, with product MDKFPRVHRLPPYVFAKVNELKMQLRHQGEDIIDLGMGNPDLPTPQHIVDKLCEAAQKPVNHRYSASKGIKGLRREMGAWYKRRYDVDLDIDQEIVVTMGAKEGLAHLALVMLSPGDVVFAPDPSYPIHPYASIIAGADVRTIPMAHDRDFFEDLEMAMRQTWPKPKVLIINFPHNPTGITAEIPFFEKIVDFAKENDLLVIHDLAYADFTFDGYKAPSFLQARGAKDVGVEFFSLSKSYSMPGWRVGFCCGNQEMVQALTRIKSYLDYGLFQPIQIAACAALSGPQDCVREMMDIYQDRRDALCEGMQRIGWDVTPPKATQFIWAKIPEQFKHLGSVEFSKLLLRECKVAVAPGLGFGSYGDDHVRMALVENRQRINQAVRGMKDLFGCSS
- a CDS encoding homoserine dehydrogenase — protein: MQTVKLAIAGFGTVGTGLARIIEENEDIILARSGKKFNITSVLVRDLKKQRDYLPGPDVKFTNDVDEFTSGSDADIVVELMGGITLALDIVKKALEAGKHVVTANKHLLAEHGIELFEIAKKNGVGLYYESSVAGGIPIIQAIKESLAANRIKSIVGILNGTANYILSEMSTNGLEFDTALAQATELGYAEADPTFDIEGIDTAHKMVVLIRNAYGKDYPLADLPVEGITSIEGQDIRFARELGYRIKLIGQVRDVGGKLEAGVFPALVKYTLLLARVGGNYNAVRVEGNAVGPAFFHGQGAGSMPTGSAVLADIMALSSSKTPDNTGFNNSPIEKAEILPPELASSEYYFRFSVADKAGVMAEISRAMADHNISIAQAVQKDAPSGANIPIVFTTHKACTKDVNAALKEIDKMSFITRETLSMRILQG